A portion of the Cohaesibacter gelatinilyticus genome contains these proteins:
- a CDS encoding Maf-like protein: MQTSLILASKSRARSQLLENAGLSFSCEAADIDERAAEKPLLEAGAPPEDIASILAQAKAMDVSARNPGKLVIGADQTLGSGDQRFNKPEDDAQARRQLLALAGKSHNLHSAVCCAKDGEILWEIVSTATLTMRSLTPEEVGQYMAQVGDAVRSSVGCYQLEGIGVQLFEKIEGDYFTILGLPLLPLLGYLRAEHGLLFGTATET, translated from the coding sequence ATGCAAACCTCTCTCATCCTTGCCTCCAAAAGTCGGGCGCGTTCTCAGCTCCTTGAAAATGCCGGCCTGAGCTTTTCCTGCGAAGCTGCCGATATTGACGAACGTGCCGCTGAAAAGCCTTTGCTGGAGGCAGGAGCTCCACCGGAAGATATTGCTTCCATCCTGGCACAGGCCAAAGCGATGGATGTTTCTGCCAGAAACCCTGGAAAATTGGTGATTGGTGCGGATCAGACCCTTGGCTCTGGTGATCAACGCTTCAATAAACCGGAAGATGATGCACAAGCCCGCCGTCAGCTTTTGGCCTTGGCAGGCAAAAGCCATAATCTGCATTCTGCAGTTTGTTGCGCAAAAGATGGCGAAATCCTCTGGGAAATCGTCTCAACTGCGACGTTGACGATGCGATCTCTGACACCTGAGGAAGTTGGCCAATATATGGCACAAGTAGGAGACGCAGTTCGTTCATCTGTTGGGTGCTATCAGCTGGAAGGGATTGGCGTTCAGCTTTTCGAAAAAATCGAAGGCGATTATTTCACCATTCTGGGGCTACCATTGCTTCCACTCCTTGGCTATCTGCGTGCCGAGCATGGCTTGTTGTTTGGTACTGCTACCGAAACATGA
- the secB gene encoding protein-export chaperone SecB, whose protein sequence is MSDAQDNGASQGQEIQMPNLRILAQYIKDLSFENPNAPDSLRPRENAPEINIQINVNAAPLSESEFEAELTLNATAQDGETTLFNVELLFAGVFAIENVPQDQLHPFVMIECPRMLFPFARQVISDATMRGGFPPLNVDPIDFAALYRQRMMELAAQEQENQTQQ, encoded by the coding sequence ATGAGCGACGCACAAGACAACGGCGCAAGCCAAGGCCAGGAAATTCAAATGCCAAACCTGCGCATTCTGGCGCAGTACATCAAGGATCTTTCCTTCGAGAACCCAAATGCACCGGATTCTTTGCGTCCACGCGAAAATGCACCTGAGATCAACATTCAGATCAACGTGAATGCCGCTCCTCTGTCCGAGTCCGAGTTTGAAGCAGAGCTGACCCTGAATGCTACCGCTCAAGACGGTGAGACCACCCTGTTCAACGTTGAGCTATTGTTTGCTGGCGTCTTCGCTATCGAGAATGTCCCACAGGATCAGCTGCATCCGTTTGTCATGATCGAATGCCCACGCATGTTATTCCCATTTGCTCGTCAGGTTATTTCTGATGCCACCATGCGCGGTGGTTTCCCTCCGCTCAATGTCGATCCAATCGACTTCGCTGCTCTTTATCGTCAGCGCATGATGGAACTGGCAGCTCAAGAGCAGGAAAACCAGACCCAGCAGTAA
- a CDS encoding Tim44/TimA family putative adaptor protein: protein MDPVSLIFLVIAVVLFMRLRNILGTRTGHEEPPQDQYYRDQQNRDDGQDPSRAPTADDVGDNVISLPGRAEVEAEAEEKKQKQLEKIAPAGSALNSALVQLMAMDKSFDPEGFISGAKMAYEMVVTAFAEGDRKTLKKLLAADVFNGFTAAIDERENLDHRVDFTFVGINKASILEAELSGKEANITVRFISSITSCTKDDIGHVIEGDPNAVEEVTDIWTFSRTVSSRNPNWKLVATEAAQ, encoded by the coding sequence ATGGATCCCGTCTCCCTAATATTCCTGGTTATTGCCGTTGTCCTGTTCATGCGCTTGCGCAATATACTGGGCACACGAACCGGACATGAAGAGCCACCGCAGGATCAGTATTACCGGGATCAACAAAATCGAGACGATGGTCAGGATCCATCTCGTGCTCCAACGGCGGATGATGTGGGGGACAATGTGATCTCCCTTCCTGGTCGTGCCGAAGTTGAGGCCGAAGCAGAAGAGAAGAAGCAAAAACAGCTGGAAAAAATCGCTCCTGCGGGCAGCGCCTTGAACTCTGCTCTTGTTCAGCTGATGGCAATGGATAAAAGCTTCGACCCGGAGGGCTTCATCTCAGGTGCAAAAATGGCTTATGAGATGGTCGTCACAGCCTTTGCCGAAGGGGATAGAAAGACACTCAAGAAACTACTTGCTGCTGATGTCTTCAATGGCTTTACCGCCGCAATCGATGAGCGTGAAAACCTTGATCATCGGGTAGATTTCACGTTTGTTGGAATCAACAAGGCTTCCATTTTGGAAGCTGAGTTGTCAGGCAAGGAAGCGAACATCACCGTTCGCTTCATCTCCTCCATCACTTCATGCACCAAAGACGATATCGGCCATGTGATTGAAGGTGATCCGAACGCAGTCGAAGAAGTAACCGATATTTGGACCTTCAGCCGCACCGTTTCCAGTCGCAATCCAAACTGGAAGCTGGTGGCAACTGAAGCAGCTCAATAA
- the dnaQ gene encoding DNA polymerase III subunit epsilon, producing MALREIAFDTETTGLDPFKGDRVVEIGCVELINHLPSGNNFHVYINPERDMPEEAFKVHGLSEEFLSDKPKFAEVAQDFHDFIAGTPLIAHNAGFDVKFLNWELKEAGFPLINNDLVIDSLVLARQKFPTGPNSLDALCNRFGIDNAKRTLHGALLDSEILADVYLELIGGRQTSLILSEEADLGQTIAEDGTVSLKRAPAKQRPISLTSRLTEVDITLHEKFISEGKVESLWLQYMEKSEMIAESESETSQ from the coding sequence ATGGCGCTTCGTGAAATTGCATTCGATACCGAGACGACCGGTCTTGACCCTTTCAAAGGGGATCGTGTGGTCGAGATCGGATGCGTGGAGCTGATTAATCATCTCCCATCCGGTAACAATTTTCACGTCTATATCAATCCCGAGCGCGATATGCCTGAAGAGGCCTTCAAGGTTCATGGTCTATCGGAAGAGTTTCTGTCGGATAAACCCAAATTTGCCGAAGTTGCTCAAGATTTCCATGACTTCATCGCCGGCACTCCCCTGATCGCGCATAATGCAGGCTTTGATGTCAAATTTCTCAATTGGGAACTCAAAGAAGCGGGTTTCCCTTTGATCAATAATGATCTCGTGATTGATAGCCTTGTGTTGGCAAGACAGAAATTCCCCACCGGCCCCAATAGCCTCGATGCACTCTGCAATCGATTTGGTATCGACAATGCCAAGCGTACACTCCATGGCGCGTTGCTCGATAGCGAGATCCTGGCAGATGTCTATCTGGAACTGATTGGTGGTAGGCAAACATCCCTTATTCTCTCGGAAGAAGCAGATCTTGGTCAAACCATTGCCGAAGACGGAACCGTCAGTCTGAAAAGAGCGCCAGCGAAACAACGTCCAATATCTCTCACTTCACGCCTGACCGAAGTTGATATCACCCTGCATGAGAAGTTTATCAGTGAAGGAAAAGTCGAGAGCCTCTGGCTGCAATATATGGAAAAATCTGAGATGATTGCGGAGTCGGAAAGCGAAACAAGCCAATAA
- a CDS encoding shikimate dehydrogenase, whose protein sequence is MSEQKNGTEPKKAFVIGFPISHSKSPIIHNHWLTSKQLSGKYEKISVDPHDLKNFITGFAQDGYLGGNITIPHKETVLEHVDVIHPTAKRLKAANTLWIEDGKIHADNTDGYGFLANIDQNKPNWDQNDPIKKALILGAGGASRPIIDGLLERGFQIAVTNRTKARSDAIVDLFNDLGFEGQVYAIDWKERSNVLSDRSLLVNTTALGMTGQPELEIDLKTLSEDALVTDIVYSPLKTDLLLQAEKQGNPIVDGLGMLLHQAVPGFERWFGSRPEVTDHLRKLVLSA, encoded by the coding sequence ATGTCAGAACAAAAGAATGGCACCGAGCCGAAGAAAGCTTTCGTAATAGGTTTTCCAATATCTCATTCAAAATCCCCAATAATTCACAACCATTGGCTAACATCGAAGCAACTATCTGGAAAATATGAGAAAATTTCAGTCGATCCCCATGATTTGAAGAATTTTATAACGGGCTTTGCACAAGATGGCTATCTCGGAGGGAATATTACTATCCCCCATAAGGAAACTGTTCTGGAACATGTGGATGTGATCCATCCAACCGCAAAACGTCTTAAAGCCGCCAATACACTCTGGATTGAAGACGGAAAGATCCATGCTGATAATACAGACGGTTATGGTTTTTTAGCCAATATTGATCAAAACAAACCGAACTGGGATCAAAATGATCCGATCAAAAAAGCTTTGATCCTTGGTGCAGGTGGAGCAAGCCGTCCTATCATAGATGGATTGCTGGAGCGAGGCTTCCAGATTGCCGTTACCAATCGTACCAAAGCACGCAGCGATGCCATTGTGGATCTCTTCAACGATTTGGGATTTGAGGGTCAGGTTTACGCCATTGACTGGAAAGAACGAAGCAATGTTCTTTCTGACCGTTCTCTATTGGTGAATACGACAGCCTTGGGTATGACCGGCCAACCAGAATTGGAAATAGATCTCAAAACCCTATCTGAAGACGCACTGGTTACAGATATTGTCTATAGCCCGCTCAAGACAGATTTGCTTCTGCAAGCCGAAAAACAAGGCAATCCTATTGTTGATGGCTTGGGAATGCTGCTGCATCAGGCGGTCCCGGGCTTTGAACGATGGTTTGGCAGCCGTCCGGAAGTCACCGATCATCTTCGTAAACTGGTTTTGAGCGCTTAG
- the hemJ gene encoding protoporphyrinogen oxidase HemJ: protein MDFYLWAKALHIISIITWMAGIFYLPRLFVYHADTEAGSDKSETFKIMERRLLKAIMNPSMIIAWILGLTLAFHFGIWEPDAIWLHIKFLLVGGMTAYHMYLAKCVKVFAADKNEKGHKFYRILNEVPTLLMLGIVILAVVKPF from the coding sequence ATGGATTTTTATCTCTGGGCGAAAGCCCTTCATATCATTTCGATCATCACCTGGATGGCAGGAATCTTCTATCTGCCGCGTTTGTTTGTTTATCACGCAGACACGGAAGCTGGCAGCGACAAATCGGAAACGTTCAAAATCATGGAACGACGTTTGCTCAAAGCCATCATGAATCCTTCCATGATCATCGCCTGGATTTTGGGACTAACGCTTGCCTTTCATTTTGGAATCTGGGAGCCGGATGCAATTTGGCTGCATATCAAATTCTTGCTGGTTGGTGGAATGACCGCCTATCACATGTATTTGGCAAAATGCGTGAAAGTTTTTGCTGCTGATAAAAATGAGAAAGGTCACAAATTTTACCGGATACTGAACGAAGTACCGACCCTGCTGATGTTGGGCATTGTTATTCTTGCGGTGGTCAAGCCATTCTAA
- the coaE gene encoding dephospho-CoA kinase (Dephospho-CoA kinase (CoaE) performs the final step in coenzyme A biosynthesis.) yields the protein MIKIGLTGSIGMGKSTTGQMFVELGCPLHDADASVHRLYKGKAAPLIEATFPGTTNQDGVNRHALAKVVLNDDAAMKKLESIIHPLVHEEEQTFFERAVKDGAECVVLDIPLLFETNATARCDVIVVVSAPEDIQRERVLARPGMSVEKFEAIKARQMPDAEKRKRADYVIETGNGMIEAKEQVARIVEELKHNKKD from the coding sequence ATGATCAAAATTGGCCTGACTGGCTCCATTGGCATGGGCAAATCGACAACCGGGCAAATGTTTGTCGAGCTCGGATGCCCCTTGCATGATGCTGATGCGTCGGTTCACCGGCTTTATAAGGGGAAAGCAGCTCCGCTTATTGAAGCAACTTTCCCCGGTACCACAAATCAAGATGGTGTGAATAGGCATGCTCTTGCCAAAGTGGTTCTGAATGATGATGCAGCGATGAAAAAGCTGGAATCCATCATTCATCCGCTGGTTCATGAAGAAGAGCAGACATTTTTTGAGCGTGCAGTGAAAGACGGTGCCGAATGCGTTGTACTGGATATTCCACTATTGTTTGAAACAAATGCAACGGCTCGCTGTGACGTTATAGTTGTGGTATCAGCACCGGAAGATATTCAGCGGGAAAGAGTGCTTGCACGGCCCGGTATGAGCGTGGAAAAGTTTGAGGCAATTAAAGCACGACAAATGCCAGATGCAGAGAAGCGCAAACGGGCGGACTATGTAATTGAAACCGGAAACGGTATGATCGAAGCTAAAGAGCAAGTCGCCCGGATTGTGGAAGAGTTGAAACACAACAAGAAAGACTGA
- a CDS encoding FxsA family protein — MQRSIFPFVPFLLLIVPILEIGVFILIGGQIGVAFTLLGIVLTALIGSILLRKQGLALLGQVQSEFNQGKVPGKALAHGVMLLVAGLLLLTPGFVTDSLGFLLFVPPVRDGIWSFFASRMTVQSFGAGGSGFEQKSGAQFYHSEQYYEYQNQNARDDRSSDPSIIDLDDADFDEVSNKPGLRSPDGSSPWSDSNKKE, encoded by the coding sequence ATGCAAAGATCCATCTTCCCCTTTGTTCCTTTTCTGCTTTTGATCGTCCCGATTTTGGAAATCGGGGTGTTCATTCTGATTGGCGGACAAATCGGGGTTGCCTTCACCTTGTTGGGTATCGTGTTGACCGCTTTGATCGGCTCCATTTTGCTACGCAAGCAAGGTTTGGCTTTGCTTGGGCAAGTCCAAAGTGAATTCAATCAGGGCAAGGTTCCAGGCAAAGCTTTGGCACATGGCGTTATGCTGTTGGTAGCTGGTTTGCTTCTTCTAACCCCTGGTTTTGTAACCGATAGCTTGGGCTTTCTGCTATTTGTGCCCCCAGTTCGGGACGGCATCTGGTCTTTCTTTGCTTCTCGTATGACCGTGCAAAGCTTTGGCGCAGGTGGCAGCGGCTTTGAGCAAAAGTCTGGCGCGCAATTTTATCATTCGGAGCAATATTACGAATATCAGAACCAGAATGCCCGTGATGATCGTTCATCCGATCCGTCCATCATTGATCTGGATGACGCCGATTTCGACGAGGTTTCCAACAAACCAGGACTGCGCTCACCCGATGGCTCTTCCCCTTGGTCAGATTCGAACAAGAAAGAGTAG
- a CDS encoding pyruvate, water dikinase regulatory protein: MSGHFFHLHLVSDATGETLIAVARAAASQYSNTKPIEHVHPLIRTERQLEKILTRLEDEPGIVLYTLVNQDLSERLERYCQELHIPVCNILHPVFNIFQSYLGASQQGLAGAQHSLDSGYFKRIDAMNFTMAHDDGQSPQSVGEADIIIVGISRTSKTPTSVYLANRGLRVANIPLVPDIPLPAPIQTYTKPLVIGLIASPSRIMQIRQNRILGFDGEGRESDYLNRNRIGEEIAYTRTMCQRNQWPVLDVTRKSIEETAAEIYKYYQRHRKQTSEKAAKDQS, translated from the coding sequence ATGAGCGGCCATTTTTTTCATCTGCATCTGGTTTCCGACGCAACAGGCGAAACCCTGATTGCAGTGGCACGGGCCGCCGCCTCGCAATATTCCAATACCAAGCCAATTGAGCATGTTCATCCCCTGATCAGAACCGAGCGTCAACTGGAAAAAATCCTTACCCGCCTGGAAGATGAACCAGGTATCGTATTGTATACATTGGTAAATCAAGATTTGTCCGAACGATTGGAAAGATATTGTCAGGAGTTGCATATTCCCGTTTGCAATATTCTGCATCCGGTTTTCAATATCTTTCAATCCTATCTGGGAGCATCGCAGCAAGGTTTGGCTGGAGCGCAACACAGTCTGGATTCCGGCTATTTCAAACGTATTGATGCGATGAATTTCACGATGGCCCATGATGATGGACAATCCCCGCAATCAGTGGGAGAAGCAGATATCATCATTGTTGGAATTTCCAGAACATCAAAGACACCAACGTCCGTTTATCTGGCCAATCGCGGCTTGAGGGTGGCCAATATTCCCTTGGTTCCCGATATTCCTCTTCCTGCTCCGATTCAGACCTATACAAAGCCACTTGTAATTGGTCTGATTGCCAGTCCATCCCGTATCATGCAAATCCGACAGAACAGAATTCTGGGATTTGATGGTGAAGGAAGAGAAAGTGACTATCTCAACCGCAACCGAATTGGGGAAGAAATCGCTTATACGCGCACCATGTGCCAGCGCAATCAGTGGCCAGTGCTGGATGTGACCCGAAAATCGATTGAAGAAACTGCTGCAGAAATCTACAAATATTATCAACGTCATCGAAAACAAACATCTGAAAAGGCGGCAAAAGATCAATCCTGA
- the hemE gene encoding uroporphyrinogen decarboxylase codes for MSNRRLLNVLNGQTEKVPPIWLMRQAGRYLPEYRATRAEAGGFLDLCYNPEFATEVTLQPIRRFGFDGAILFSDILVVPDALDRSVRFVQGEGPQLDPISPAEIAQLDPEKVLTGLTPVFEAVESIRGALPSETTFLGFCGAPWTVATYMIAGHGTPDQAPARLFARREPEAFKALIDVLVEASILYLIKQLKCGADAVQIFDSWAGVLDDALFMSASQDPIRRICEGVRAEIPDAKIIGFPKGAGQRLLEFVEATGVNAVGLDWTVPLDWARDELQGKTALQGNLDPTLLITGGQDLDESVDRIMEAWSDGPFIFNLGHGITPQGNIDYVHQLIDRIRSYDKS; via the coding sequence GTGAGCAATCGACGCCTATTAAATGTTCTCAATGGCCAAACCGAAAAAGTGCCTCCAATTTGGCTCATGCGTCAGGCAGGTCGTTATCTGCCAGAATATCGTGCGACCAGAGCAGAAGCAGGCGGCTTCCTGGATCTTTGTTACAATCCCGAATTTGCTACCGAGGTAACACTTCAACCAATTCGACGCTTTGGTTTTGATGGAGCCATTCTCTTTTCTGATATTCTGGTTGTTCCTGATGCCTTAGACCGTTCTGTACGCTTCGTACAAGGTGAAGGCCCTCAATTGGACCCGATAAGTCCTGCAGAGATCGCACAACTTGATCCTGAAAAGGTGCTGACAGGACTTACGCCTGTTTTTGAAGCCGTTGAGAGCATTCGTGGGGCTCTGCCATCCGAGACCACCTTTTTGGGCTTCTGTGGGGCTCCCTGGACCGTTGCGACCTATATGATCGCCGGACATGGTACACCGGATCAGGCTCCAGCCCGGTTATTTGCTCGTCGAGAGCCTGAAGCTTTCAAAGCCTTGATCGATGTTTTGGTGGAAGCATCCATTCTTTACCTGATCAAACAGCTGAAATGTGGTGCTGATGCGGTACAGATTTTCGACAGCTGGGCAGGAGTTCTGGATGATGCCTTGTTCATGTCAGCCTCCCAAGATCCAATTCGCCGGATTTGTGAAGGTGTTCGGGCTGAAATTCCTGATGCAAAGATCATCGGCTTTCCAAAAGGTGCAGGCCAACGTCTTCTCGAATTTGTAGAAGCAACCGGCGTGAATGCCGTTGGCTTGGATTGGACCGTGCCTTTAGACTGGGCTCGGGATGAGTTGCAGGGCAAAACTGCTTTGCAGGGCAATCTGGATCCGACCTTGCTGATCACTGGTGGCCAAGATCTGGATGAATCCGTTGATCGGATCATGGAAGCGTGGTCGGATGGGCCGTTTATTTTCAATCTTGGGCACGGCATCACCCCACAGGGCAATATCGATTATGTCCATCAGTTAATTGATCGCATACGGTCTTATGACAAGTCATAA